TGTAGGAAGTTGCACGGTTACTGGTTTCAAAAACTCACGCGAAGGCATGCAACCTAGCGTTGGCGTGAGAACCTGCGCACCGTTGTTctatttgaagaaaaacatCATTTTTAAGCAGTTATGTTACTTATTAACTGATTAGTGGGAATGTAAAATCATGGTATCAATGCTCAATTAGTTCAGTACCGTGGACATTTCTCTTCCATAGAGCAACGTAAACTTGAGTTGGCATGTTTCTATTAGTGCTCCTTGTGGAATGATAACTTTGCAATCAGCAATATTTATTGTACCTCCTTGTTGCCCTACAgtctgaaacaaaacattgttaGTGGAACATTGTGGTAAAAATGATTGGCCAATATAAGTTAGCTTTTGACTTACTGTGTAGGTTTCATAAACGTAGCTGATTTTTACTGGAGCTATCCACCATCGACTTTGTGCAATATTCGTAGCAGTTTCGTTTTCTACAAtaagaaaagttgttttgatCATTCACCGTTTTTCAAATTCAGCCATTTTTGcattgttatgtttttctttatgTCAAGTAGAAACAAACGTGGTTGTAGCTGTCGACTTTGATGACGTTTCCTGCACCGACGGAGCGAAGGGGAAGTGTTTGGTGTGGTCCTATTCGATCTGACGATGTAATCGTCACTGATGTCGCTTTCCTGGTCGCTGTCACAACTGTTTTTGCGGCTGATTGCTACAAAGCGTTTAGACAAGTGCTTTTAGATTTAATTTTTACTCTTGCATTTGGTATTGTGCTCAAGTGGTGACGAAAACAGTTTTAGTTGTGAAAACATAACAGCACTTTCTTACTTTTGGTTTTAGTAGATTACTACAACATCCTAGATTATTTCGTGCGCTATGTTATTTATTATAGTGCGGTTAGGTTTGTACATTGTACATTGCATCATACTGTAAGTTATGATTATATTGTACACGAGCAtacattgcattgttttaCAATATTCATGTAATAAAATCGGTGGTCtcatttttatgattttcattataaaaaatattttctacttTTAGAAACGCTCGCTTGTCGTCGTCGAAACATGGTCGAAAGGTCGTCCCCGCTTTCTGGTTCCAAACCAGGGCCATCGCCTTCAATCCACTTTTTTCGTATTTTGCTTTTGCCGGACTTTTGCTGGCGAATGTGATCAAATTGCTTGGTACCACTATGTAAGCCTGAAACGAATCGATTGTAGTTATTAACTTAATTTCTGTTACAACTGAAAATATTCGCAAggcattaaattttttgtttatttttacactgacctctaaacatgtttttatctCAGTAAATTTTTATCAGGTTAAAATACCAGCAACGAAATAATTTCctgtttgttttgatttcaacattttacttataataatgtttaaataaacaaactgttATTAACTAGAAAGTTCagtcatttgtttattttccataaattttgcaaaaaatgtaccttTTAGTCGAAAATGCATATCAAGTGGTTCTCTTTCATAAActaatttttctcttttttcgaTAATGTTCTTCGCGACTACCCAAGCTTCCTCAGATTGTTTTGGTCCataaaaatcaatttcatttttgtttagtAAATCTACAACTGCAAGAAACactcattttttgtttctctTTTTACGACATCCAGTCAACATTAAAAACcaatatataaaatttaaaaaggacaaaataacGTAATCAAAAACGGTTTTCTATAGTTAGGGTTTGAGGTTTGAGGTTTTATAGTTAGGTTCGTAATCTCACTCGTGGCGCGCCTTTACCAGTGTTTGCATCCAGTCTGTCCTCGGGTTTCGCTTTTCCACATCCAAGCATAACCTGCTTcaggtttttaaaaattgggaAATTAGTGGCGTCGTCCCTCAAACTTCCATCAACTTTATTAACTTGGCGCATCCTGAGGGTGATTGGAGACAAATACCTGGGCTGGTGGGACACGCCAAACGCAATAAAACGTCGGGTAATGATTTCATAAGCTACCAACGAAGCgctatattaaaaaaatagttttgtaaaattgatcCTATTTGAAACAAGAAATGCAAGTTACACTGCTTTTACTATAATATCATTCACGGATGCTACCTGTAGACATCTGCGCAGGTAGTTTGATTGTGAGGGTTTTGGAGAACTTCTGGTGCGGTATAACTGGGGgtatattgaaaattttcatcGGGTAACACGTCATCAGACGTCTTAAAAATGCAACTGTGCATGTCAACAAGCTTCACTGTTAGACGTTTTGTTAGTAAGATACAAAGGGATCTTATATTTCCGTGAACAATAGATGTGGTTTCCCTGTAATTGTGCAGGTACCGCAGTGCTTGAAACAATTCTAAAACAATGCGTTGTCTCAACCACCATGGAATGTCAGGAACCAAATCTTTTGAACTCACAAACGAACGCAAATCTCCGCATTCGGCAAGTTCCAGTACAATCCCGGCAAAGCCAGGCCATCTTGTGACTCCGTGAAACCGTATGATGTTTTCATGGTTCATCATCATGAGCAGTTGTGCTTCGTGAAGGATTCTGTAACGAAAAAACTTGTTTCGTATTTTGAACGTTTAACGTTTACAGCGTCAACAACCACGTGATACAGCTTCTAGAAATACGTATAAATCCTATTTGATTACTtcaataaaacagaaaaataagcTTCTTAAATATAGCTGTCTctataaaaagtataaagGTATTATCACGTAACGTTTTAGATTACAGCTTTTATAGCCTAAATCGACAAATAGTTTATCTTGTGGTAACTTTTTGTAACGGGTTTAGTTGTAGGCTTAATCATTCTCATATAAAGCTGTATAGTTATGGTTTGTAACATaactaaattaataaaaataaatttttatattgtgcTTGTAGGGTTATAGAGCTACACGTAATATTCACATTGCTGCAATTTCAAAGGAATTACAGTGTACTGAAcgcaaaatatgttttattatgaaattAGTGACCATCAAAGTGTTAAGAGCTGGCTTGCTCACAAACTATTGGGTTACCTGTTAAAAGTTGTGTCATCATTTTCAACTTCACTGATACGCTTTTCCATTGACCGTCGTCTGGTGTGTATTTTGACAACCACCCGTCCCAAATTGGAATGTTTGCATTTCAGCACGTTTagattttttccaaaaacaagGGGTTCCCCCGTCAAAAATTTGGCAGGATTATAAACGGGAAGTGTAGTGAACGACATTCCGTTGTGAACCACTTTACAGAATAAAAATGCACATATATATGGCTTACTGTAAATACAACCTTTGTCGAAATTATAAGTTTATCAAATGGTATTTGAGTGAATAGGCCTATAATTTATAATTCAAAAGAATAAGTTTTAGGCAAACgaaattaaacaaacgtttattaacttttttttggcTTGAAGAATTAATGAAATAACCACTAACTTACGGTTTTGAAACACTAGCTATGCTTACTACTAATGCTACCAAAATCACGATTACTACATTAGAGCTGCTTTACTCGAGTGAAGTACTTGACTCGAGCACCGTTTTTGTGGTACTCGAGTTAGTCGAGTACTAATTCTCCAGTATTCGGTTGTACttgttagtttttaaaatactttaattGGAACTTGTTTCTCAAATTTCAtacttaattttgttattgcatATTAACCTTTCTCAAACAGGTTGTCAATGTGTAAGCTTAAGCTACAGTACAGTTTGACCAATCATCTATCCGAAATCCGCAGTTTTTGTGCACTGTTACACGCACTTTTGATTATCATATTTCCCTAACTTTGTTTAAGATTGAAGGGTATTAAAGAAATATTCCGtaaattttatgttacaaaaaaGAGTACCTACAATTCCTGAGTACTTGGTACTTGCCACCTGGCCTGGTACTCCTGGTCAAATGCTTTTTAAGCTAAATACTTGTAGTACTTGCACTCAGCTCTGTGCTATGCTTTCCGACTCAAACAGCAAGTGCCGCAATAGGATTGGTTTTAAAGTCTCAAGTAGGCTTCTCTCATAACctaaagttttttcaaaatctgCCGGGATTTAGTAGAAGCAATTTTAATTCGATTCAAACCACAAAGACTCGATGCCAGTTCGTAATAAGAGTAACAATGGAAAGCCAGCTCATACCCAATAAACTTCTTAGCTTATTTGCATACTGGCTAGATATTGCTGATAAAATTACAATCCAAAACCTTTAAGTAGGGTAACCGTTTTCTACAACATTCCTGTATTGTCCTATTCTGGCATTATGATCATTTTACAGTTACAGTTACTGACGAAATATACTTGGAGAAATACAACTGCTTCAAAAGTACAACATATGtctcttttaacgacaactaCATACACCATTGACGGTACCTTCCATTGTTTCTATTATATCTATACCAATAGAAATCACAATAGAGAACAGCCGATGGAATGCGTTGTCTTTCTTTCGTATGTCATTTGATTATAAGCGGTGCCTATTGAGGTAGATATTTTCTTGAAGGACgacttattacgtcacaatataaCAACAATATGGACTGAAGTATTCGGGTCATGTGTGAATAGAATGTTTCGTGTGGCCGACAAGTAATACGTAAAATTAAAGCGTACTTAAGTGTAAAACAAGCCTAAACTAGCTTGTCTTTAGCGTATTTGTGCCGGTGAATGTTGATATTGTGGCGGCTGGGCTGGGCCGGGCCGACCCATTGGACAGTTTTACTTTAACTGTGGATTTGGTTTACATGTaaacctaccatcttatagtACAATAACAGGTTAGCATCGTATCTTCACAgttaatgttaaaaataaacaatgcaatatgaaaaaactttttgttttattgtttaattcaaattctttCATTGATATAACAGTTTACGTTTTTTAACCACGTGGCATTGCATTTTGATAATCAGTTCGTTTAAGTTTACTTTGCTCATTTCTGGAAATAAcattttatcagttttttaTCTGTTGGCCTTTCTGCGGAGCAAGTGCAATGCCGAGACCTATACACAACACACACAGCTTTCAACATCATGTGTAGTCAAATGTTATTTCAGATATCATCGTCTCGCAACTAACGCAAACGCCACATTACGGCGAAAGGTATTGTTGTCACGTAGCTCTATGCGATGAAGTGAATCGGACTCCTGACTCCAAAAGGCTGCTGTCACAATAGCATGTtaccttcgctcatatattgaATCAGTTATCAACTTGTGAGCTCAACACTTTACTGGAATCCCAGTCGACGAAaacgaaaaatgaaaatatcacGCCAGCCAGCGACAAAGTAAGCTGTAGATAATGGCCGCTATAACGCTAAGCTACAGCTCACTAAGGTCAATTTTGGCTGTTGACGCTTCTTCCTTATCCGGTACCGTCACAGCCGTGAAGACAAGAATGCGTGACCAAGCACATGCACTGTCATCTGTAACATTCTTattctgaaaataaacattacttGCCACTAAACACCTACCTATGGGTACGCATTCGGCCAACACTTGATAGCTGGCCTACCAATACTACTACACTCATTTCATATGTCAATAATGAAGCTTATTGTTTTATAgcattatgatgtaataatggcCGCCCTCTTCTTTATAAAAGAAGACAATTTTACTACGgtataggctacatttttggcaataactaATTAACTACTACGAATTAGTTAATTACTCCTTTCCTCAATACATTTACTTGcaacaattttttgaattacgGCCAAATTTATTCTGGACTTGGCCCTCAGTTATTATTCGAATGAGGAAAAGCTTAACACTACATACATAGCACAACGTCTTTTTATTGGTTGTCGGTGGATTCAACCCACAAACGGTAGTTGGAGGAAGCCTGGATTTAGTCGTCCGTGAGTTGAATCGACTTAATACCCTTGGTATTTGCTACAGTGTATAGTTACTTGCCAGGTTGAAGTCGGAATTTCGTTCATAATCCACACCAACAAGCCGACCAGTTACCTCCTGTCTGGAGCAAACCAAATTTCCAAGGTTGTGATGTCATGTCTAAAATGTGGCCGGCAAATATTTgcgagtttgacacgtatggcCTTATCAACGATTATCGATTGGTTCTTATTGACTTCGCATCTTATCCGAGAACAAGTGGttgcaacaaacatttctCCTGACCGCTAGGTAGCAGCATGGCATCATGTTCAATCAGTGATAAAGATCTGGCAGTTTTCAGTTTGTAAATCGTCGTTTATATATTGAGGCAATCGGAGACGTCTCTCCACATCAAGCTATATACCCGAGGAGCTATATAAGCTATATcttgtttgtcaaaaaagtaattcaacTTTCAAGTTGGCTTCGCTGTTAAGCAGGAACAGCCTAACACCACAAAAATAGCGCGATGTCTTTTTGTTGATACTCTGTCGATTCAACCAACATACGTTGGCTGGGGTAAGCTGGAATTGATTGTTCGTCGGTTGAATCTACCTGGAGCGCGTTTTATTCGCTATATAGCAAGTTACCTGGTTGAACTCGGCGAATCAGTTACGGCCTGCAGTAACAAGGCTGGTTGTACCGCCTGGCTGAAGCAAACGCAGTTCCAAGGTTTGCAGGAGGCATTTCCTTAATTCAGGTTTACAACATTTTGAAGAATGATCCTGTAGCGGTGTAGCCTGTATGAAATGTGATGGTGGCAAATAACTTgtaaaaacagtttaataACGTCATAAACAGGAAAGGCACTGCTTTAATGAGGAGCCTTCCACGAATACGTATTATTATTGGCAGCAAACGAAAACACGCAACACTATAATTTAATATTCACTTGCAAAATGTCGCTGAACATGAAGGATTTTATAATGTCGAAATAGGGGGTTCGTGGCACCCCCTAGAAgcgaaagaaaaatttgttcgTTTAATAAAAACTCTATGCACTTGAAAGACGGTTAGTAAAGCGAAATATGGAACAAACTTTACCGAAACTGGAATAAAAAgcatagtgacgtcacaataagcACAAGTATGATCAACATGCTGTGTAGTTTGTGACGATGACAACTCATGAAAGCAGAAAGCGCGAAGGAagtaattatgacgtagtAATAGAGGctcaaaaacaaaagtttccaCGTGTAACAACTAGCATGAGCGTTTTAGATCCCGATTAAATGGCTAATTGCTACATAGGGAAGTGAGTATCATTGTGATGGACAGATGAATGCAAGCTCGGAAACTCATTAACTTGGTTTTGAAATTCAGAAATAAGAAATGTATCTATGCAAGGTGTCGACCTTAAAATATGAGTTCACAAACTGAAGGCATCATAGAGATATTTGCTCTACGAAAACAACGAATACAGTGCACAAAGGCAGTGTGTGTGAATAGCCTTCAAATATTTCCAACACTTTGAAAAAGGATTTTAGTAATCAATGCAAAAAATGTCACTTGTTTTGCTAAGTGCGCTAAAACCGGCTTTTAGAAGtgcaaaatattatttctatGACTTTACTTTCAAAGGGAAATTAATTAAGAGAAAAAAGTAGACAAAAATCTCATAAGCGTTAGCATGTCAAAACTATGCTAGTATACTACTCACATAatgaataagtaaatattgaATGCATCTTCAGTTAAGCTACACCTAATGTTAAAACGTTACCGGCTCCTTGCAGCTTAATATAATTATGTTTTAAGCTACAGTTTATTAGTTAAATTGATTCTCAAATTTAGACGAATTAATTAACCAGTTGTTAGTGATCAGTATTTGTTGGAGTTTAACTTTGATCTTTACCAATAGAATAGGCTGAAAGCGTAGagatgaaaattaaaatttacataaaattacaaaaaaaattacaagataATTAAAACGTGTGGCACAAGAATAGTCAAGTGGTCTAGCAACACTTGAAATGGAAGCGAATCGcaaaaaaaaggattccagTTGCTTTGCATATGTACACGCCAATGAAATAAAACCTACATGCAGTAATAAATTTACCCTGGATCAGGTTCTTAATGAAGCAAACAAGAAATCACATTAACCCACTAATCATGCtcatgaaaaaaactttttagtaTAAATTGCATCACAGACATTAGTGTGTAACTATTATTAACATCAGTATTATGCTGTTTGGGCACCAAAATCGAACGTTAACAAACACATTAAGTATTGAAACCTGGTTCAAGAATACCTTCCCACGTAGGTTCAGCAAGGTCCCATTGGGGATCAAGCATGCAGCTATTGGTACTTGGTGGGTAATTTAAAGCCCCGTTGGAACCCCCAAAATAAACGttaaggtcaccatcgtgggACCCGTGGTAAGTGTTTTGGTGTCTTGAGTCGCGATGGTGTTCTCCGAGGGTCATTGTGTCGAACGGTCCCCCGGGAGAAGGGGGTCCACCCACCGCCGACCCCAAAGTCAAGTCCAACCAACCCAATTCGTTATTCTTCGAAATGTTAGCTCCAGGGCCGCAGTCGTTATTCGATAAGAGTTCTTGTGACGACGACTTCACCAGGTTGTGAGTCAGTGGCCTGGGCGACACCTGGGTTCTATATGTTAGGTTCATGGTGTGATGTTGTTTCATCCTTGGCGGTGTAGCCGGGGATAAACTGACCGCGTTTAGCGTCGGCTCACCACTGTCCAGCGATGAAGTAGACAGCCGCAAATCATTCATTAAGTCTCTGTTCATGGAGTCCACGTTGGTGTCCATCGGAGAGTAATGTGGAGTCGAATATAGTATCCCAGAATCCACACTGTTTCTAGCGCTCGGTCTTGAATACTCCGCCGAGTGCATTTCCATATTGGGGTTACTCTGCGCCGAGTACTGATTAATAACGGGGGGGAAGTTAGAAGTGTCCATAAGCGCATCACCGGCGCTTTCAACTAACATCTTTGTTAAGTCCTGGGATCCAGTCTGTTGAGGGTAATCGTGACCACCATTGCCGATATAATCCTGTGACATACCCTTCATCTGGTTCAAGCGGGCGTCCCGTTGCAGTTGCACTTGTTCCTGGGTTATTATGTAATCATTCACCCCTGATTGTGGGTATGAGTTCTGTACAGGGTTCGACCTTCTGTTATTTAACCCGTGGTATGAATGGTGATCGTTTAACAGCTGACGAGTGACCACTGGCGTTACAGGAAGTtctattaaaataattaactattattattgaaattttaattaagttatCTAACCATTTATAAGGTTTGTGAGAATGAATATGCTGATATCACTATTGCTTAGTTATAACCAATCATTACAAAGCACAACAAAGTAAAATTAATCGATTAATTGATAGACAATACTAGCTTTAGACATACCAcacttattattatttataaatgcATTATCATACAGTGCAAATTATGCATAGAATTTAAAAATCATTCACAACATAACCGATACACACCATGGTAGTTTATATACAGCATAAAAAAGTCTAGGTGACATAGGCTAtatgaagaaattttaaatcGATTTACTGCATAATGCGGAGCATGATAAGTGGATTTATGTATCAAAGTTATCACCAATACCTCCGCTGTCTGTTAATAACTCAAGAAGGTCGTCCATGTCTTTGTTGTTGTGGCCCTGCTCCCGGGATTCTCCTTCCTGCATCATctgaaatgaaattaaatcgTTCATGGAACATCAACATTTTCATGTGTACAACATTGTCAGTAAATATTACATACTGGCACTTACACTGTAGTGAAAACTTCAGTGATTTTATGTATACGCTTTTAATACcttttgatatttgcagtttaaaacttaaaacgaAATAACTGAAATACAGTAATGTTGCATGGGTGATACTGATACAAAGAGtttcatttcataaaaattgtaaatactCGACGCTATGCTATGGCAGTGCAGCACTTCACTGCGTAAATCACAGATCTGAGTCCAAGGAAAGTCAGTTTCATAAAGCAAAAGTAACTAAGCTCTACGTGCTGCATGTTTTTAGTACCAAGTTTAGTCTAAGTAGAGTGGAAGTCGGTGTAGAGTACTAAGCAGTTTCTAATATGAAAGCTGTCATACTTGGTAATAGTACTTGGTAATGTAGTTGAACATAAACATCAAACCTACCTCAAAGGCCTGCTCGTAATTTGGAGGATTATTCTCTTGGTGGCGCTGTTGTTGCTGTGGTGGTGGTTGCGTGTTGGAGTTTCtgtgaaaacaataaacaaagattttaaaaatttgactTGTCTATGGTTTTCTCTGACATTTTGTACTTGGTGGCTTTCATTCGCACACAAGTAAATTTGCCCAATTCGTATCGTAAAGTGTCACggacaaaataaa
The Clavelina lepadiformis chromosome 4, kaClaLepa1.1, whole genome shotgun sequence DNA segment above includes these coding regions:
- the LOC143453359 gene encoding uncharacterized protein LOC143453359 translates to MSFTTLPVYNPAKFLTGEPLVFGKNLNVLKCKHSNLGRVVVKIHTRRRSMEKRISEVENDDTTFNRILHEAQLLMMMNHENIIRFHGVTRWPGFAGIVLELAECGDLRSFVSSKDLVPDIPWWLRQRIVLELFQALRYLHNYRETTSIVHGNIRSLCILLTKRLTVKLVDMHSCIFKTSDDVLPDENFQYTPSYTAPEVLQNPHNQTTCADVYSASLVAYEIITRRFIAFGVSHQPRYLSPITLRMRQVNKVDGSLRDDATNFPIFKNLKQVMLGCGKAKPEDRLDANTVVDLLNKNEIDFYGPKQSEEAWVVAKNIIEKREKLVYEREPLDMHFRLKGLHSGTKQFDHIRQQKSGKSKIRKKWIEGDGPGLEPESGDDLSTMFRRRQASVSKTISRKNSCDSDQESDISDDYIVRSNRTTPNTSPSLRRCRKRHQSRQLQPQNETATNIAQSRWWIAPVKISYVYETYTTVGQQGGTINIADCKVIIPQGALIETCQLKFTLLYGREMSTNNGAQVLTPTLGCMPSREFLKPVTVQLPTCYVPQQTVSVIPQKSEDGRMWTDLDEVEQEHGYFITYQTSSFSWQRVVMAIRSLLGAYNKRLVYLCYRHPSSISDPYFTWEFRDDVMDPHDLLKPSQGFKGTVTVRSGEDLLLKLSSPNTWIQPDEKTVVSNDMFEQGFLLQQNFRISKQSEQVDFEEEHFSYEIKSALTNNIVRDGIFPFLDLLPRERLTQITLSNCSLTNSPLALSARDVAVSYDASEQRQKEVARPAIRAGLVTNLIGFFENH